A part of Drosophila bipectinata strain 14024-0381.07 chromosome 3L, DbipHiC1v2, whole genome shotgun sequence genomic DNA contains:
- the LOC138926353 gene encoding uncharacterized protein: MLPYMGGTTPDQGLQGVQQRCHNDADRVHEDAEAMLLVSGARTHVPVLQEEPRMQREASLPSPRVTWTSQTAASRRWRKQERMPRPVDSNERSRPTLAAVIDAGREQDERRSTCDRQEVSCVESIGCHQLFRILPVTLNGENMQIDTYALLDEGSSVRLIDDELILNLKGESRQLNVQWFGGKSAKEHTKVVNLQISEAGKPKRHGPKNVYGVANLNLSMQSLSREDVRAVKANARLPEKPYNNATPRILI; the protein is encoded by the coding sequence ATGTTGCCCTATATGGGAGGGACAACACCAGATCAGGGACTGCAAGGAGTTCAACAGCGCTGCCACAACGACGCGGATCGAGTCCACGAGGATGCTGAGGCTATGCTTCTCGTGTCTGGAGCCCGGACACATGTCCCGGTTCTGCAGGAAGAGCCGCGGATGCAACGTGAGGCATCACTACCTTCTCCACGAGTCACCTGGACATCCCAGACGGCCGCCAGTCGCAGATGGAGGAAGCAGGAGAGAATGCCACGACCAGTGGATTCCAACGAGAGGAGCCGTCCTACGTTAGCTGCAGTTATAGACGCAGGGCGTGAGCAGGATGAAAGGCGATCGACGTGTGACCGCCAGGAAGTGAGCTGCGTGGAGTCGATTGGATGCCATCAACTATTCCGGATTCTTCCCGTAACGCTGAACGGTGAGAATATGCAGATCGACACCTATGCACTGCTGGATGAAGGATCGTCTGTCAGGCTCATCGACGACGAACTCATCCTAAACCTGAAAGGTGAGAGTCGCCAACTGAACGTGCAGTGGTTTGGTGGGAAATCTGCCAAAGAGCACACGAAAGTGGTCAACCTGCAGATCAGTGAGGCGGGCAAGCCAAAGCGCCATGGGCCGAAGAACGTGTACGGAGTAGCCAACTTGAACCTTTCGATGCAGAGCCTGAGTCGGGAGGATGTAAGGGCAGTGAAGGCGAATGCGCGTCTACCTGAGAAACCGTACAACAATGCGACGCCAAGGATCCTAATTTGA